One Streptomyces sp. RPA4-2 genomic window carries:
- a CDS encoding glycosyltransferase family 2 protein: protein MSAAMRVGAVIITMGNRPDELRALLDSVAKQDGERVEVVVVGNGSPVPDVPEGIRTVELPENLGIPGGRNVGIEAFGPGGADVDILLFLDDDGLLATHDTAELCRRAFAADPALGIISFRIADPETGETQRRHVPRLRASDPMRSSRVTTFLGGANAVRTKVFGQVGGLPDEFFYAHEETDLAWRALDAGWMIDYRSDMVLCHPTTAPSRHAVYHRMVARNRVWLARRNLPAPLVPVYLGVWMLLTLARRPSGPALKAWFGGFKEGWTSPCGRRRPMKWRTVWRLTRLGRPPVI, encoded by the coding sequence GTGAGTGCCGCGATGAGGGTCGGCGCGGTCATCATCACCATGGGCAACCGCCCCGACGAGCTCCGGGCCCTGCTGGACTCCGTGGCCAAGCAGGACGGGGAGCGGGTCGAGGTGGTCGTGGTCGGCAACGGCTCGCCCGTCCCGGACGTCCCGGAGGGCATACGCACCGTCGAGCTGCCCGAGAACCTCGGCATACCCGGCGGCCGCAACGTCGGCATCGAGGCCTTCGGGCCCGGCGGCGCCGACGTCGACATCCTGCTCTTCCTCGACGACGACGGGCTCCTCGCCACCCACGACACCGCCGAGCTGTGCCGCCGCGCCTTCGCCGCCGACCCGGCGCTCGGCATCATCAGCTTCCGTATCGCCGACCCGGAGACCGGCGAGACCCAGCGCCGCCACGTGCCGCGGCTGCGCGCCTCGGACCCGATGCGCTCCTCCCGCGTCACCACCTTCCTCGGCGGCGCCAACGCGGTCCGTACGAAGGTCTTCGGCCAGGTCGGAGGACTTCCGGACGAGTTCTTCTACGCCCACGAGGAGACCGACCTGGCATGGCGGGCCCTCGACGCGGGCTGGATGATCGACTACCGGTCCGACATGGTGCTGTGCCACCCGACGACGGCGCCTTCGCGGCACGCGGTCTACCACCGCATGGTGGCCCGCAACCGCGTCTGGCTCGCCCGCCGGAACCTTCCCGCACCGCTCGTGCCCGTCTATCTGGGCGTCTGGATGCTCCTGACGCTGGCCCGCCGCCCCTCCGGACCCGCGCTGAAGGCCTGGTTCGGCGGTTTCAAGGAGGGCTGGACCAGCCCGTGCGGACGGAGGCGTCCGATGAAGTGGCGTACGGTGTGGCGCCTGACCAGACTGGGCCGGCCTCCCGTCATCTGA
- a CDS encoding ABC transporter ATP-binding protein, whose translation MADQASHIPTVIADELHIVYRVNGAKTGKGSATSALSRILKRGEERGVRKVHAVRGVSFTAYRGEAIGLIGSNGSGKSTLLRAIAGLLPAEKGRVYTDGQPSLLGVNAALMNDLTGERNVILGGLAMGMSREQIRERYQEIVDFSGINEKGDFITLPMRTYSSGMAARLRFSIAAAKDHDVLMIDEALATGDRSFQKRSEQRIRELRKSAGTVFLVSHNNNSIRDTCDRVLWLERGELRMDGPTEEVLKEYEKFTGK comes from the coding sequence GTGGCTGACCAGGCGTCCCACATCCCCACCGTCATCGCGGACGAGCTGCACATCGTCTACCGCGTGAACGGCGCCAAGACCGGCAAGGGCAGCGCCACCTCCGCGCTCAGCCGCATCCTCAAGCGCGGCGAGGAACGGGGCGTGCGCAAGGTGCACGCCGTCCGGGGCGTCTCCTTCACCGCCTACCGCGGTGAGGCCATCGGTCTGATCGGCTCCAACGGCTCCGGCAAGTCCACCCTTCTCCGGGCCATCGCCGGACTGCTGCCCGCCGAGAAGGGCAGGGTCTACACCGACGGCCAGCCCTCCCTGCTCGGCGTGAACGCGGCCCTGATGAACGACCTGACGGGCGAGCGGAACGTCATTCTGGGCGGGCTCGCGATGGGCATGTCCCGCGAGCAGATCAGGGAGCGCTACCAGGAGATCGTCGACTTCTCGGGCATCAACGAGAAGGGCGACTTCATCACGCTGCCGATGCGGACGTACTCCTCGGGCATGGCGGCGCGGCTGCGCTTCTCCATCGCGGCCGCCAAGGACCACGACGTGCTGATGATCGACGAGGCCCTGGCCACCGGCGACCGCTCCTTCCAGAAGCGCTCCGAGCAGCGGATCCGCGAGCTGCGCAAGAGCGCGGGCACGGTCTTCCTGGTCAGTCACAACAACAATTCGATCCGCGACACCTGCGACCGCGTGCTCTGGCTGGAACGCGGTGAGCTGCGGATGGACGGGCCGACCGAAGAGGTCCTCAAGGAGTACGAGAAGTTCACGGGCAAATAG
- a CDS encoding ABC transporter permease: MSDTTQDGAVAVSDRPSPDDGLSAAELAGKYGLAVSGARPGLVEYVRQLWGRRHFILAFSQAKLTAQYSQAKLGQLWQVATPLLNAAVYYFIFGLILKASRGMSHDTYIPFLVTGVFVFTFTQNSIMAGVRAISGNLGLVRALHFPRASLPISFALQQLQQLLFSMLVLFVVVVAFGSYPGLSWLLIVPVLALQFLFNTGLSLIVARLGAKTPDLAQLMPFILRTWMYSSGVMFSISNLLAGRPEWVIRALQVNPAAIYMDLMRYALIDGYGASHLPPHVWAIAIFWAVLVGAGGFVYFWKAEERYGRG, encoded by the coding sequence GTGAGTGACACAACGCAGGACGGAGCGGTCGCGGTGAGCGACCGACCGTCGCCCGATGACGGGCTCTCCGCCGCCGAGCTGGCCGGAAAGTACGGACTCGCGGTCAGCGGTGCCCGGCCCGGCCTCGTCGAGTACGTGCGTCAGCTGTGGGGGCGGCGGCACTTCATCCTCGCCTTCTCGCAGGCGAAACTCACCGCCCAGTACAGCCAGGCCAAACTCGGCCAGCTGTGGCAGGTGGCGACGCCACTGCTGAACGCCGCCGTGTACTACTTCATCTTCGGTCTGATCCTGAAGGCCAGCCGGGGCATGTCGCACGACACGTACATCCCGTTCCTCGTGACCGGCGTCTTCGTCTTCACCTTCACACAGAACTCGATCATGGCCGGGGTCCGGGCGATCTCGGGCAACCTAGGGCTGGTGCGCGCGCTGCACTTCCCGCGCGCCTCGCTGCCCATCTCCTTCGCGCTCCAGCAGCTTCAGCAGCTGCTGTTCTCGATGCTCGTGCTGTTCGTCGTCGTGGTCGCGTTCGGCAGCTACCCGGGTCTGTCCTGGCTGCTGATCGTGCCGGTGCTGGCGCTGCAGTTCCTCTTCAACACCGGCCTGTCGCTCATCGTGGCCAGGCTGGGCGCGAAGACCCCGGACCTCGCCCAGCTGATGCCGTTCATACTGCGCACCTGGATGTACAGCTCGGGTGTGATGTTCTCCATCAGCAACCTGCTCGCCGGCCGCCCGGAGTGGGTCATCCGTGCGCTCCAGGTGAACCCGGCCGCGATCTACATGGACCTGATGCGCTACGCGCTCATCGACGGCTACGGCGCCTCCCACCTGCCGCCGCACGTGTGGGCGATCGCGATCTTCTGGGCCGTGCTCGTGGGCGCGGGCGGATTCGTGTACTTCTGGAAGGCGGAAGAGAGGTACGGCCGTGGCTGA